A region of Maridesulfovibrio sp. DNA encodes the following proteins:
- a CDS encoding 1-deoxy-D-xylulose-5-phosphate reductoisomerase yields MQTYISPWPAEAKLPEFPRSISILGSTGSIGTSTLKVIEQHPDLFKITALAGARNAKLLAEQAIKHRPQYLAVLNDEAAAELNSLLPADYKPEILTGPAAYITLSELEEVSLVLSSIVGAAGFEPTLAAANKGKMIALANKESLVLGGHIIREACQRTGATILPVDSEHNALFQGLAGHSGDEVSRLILTASGGPFRGKSKEFLETVTREQALAHPNWDMGAKISIDSATLMNKGLEFIEACHLYGLPPEQVDVVVHPQSIIHSLVEYVDGSQLAHLGVPDMQIPIAFCMCFPQRVPLALKQLNLAEVGTLTFEKPDLEVFPCLKHAADSFAAGQSHPIVLNAANEVAVDLFLQEKIRFLDIPAIIGKALNAHAGCDVSEAGSVLELDIKTRRDVMDSIV; encoded by the coding sequence TTGCAAACATATATTTCCCCTTGGCCGGCAGAAGCGAAACTCCCGGAATTCCCCAGATCAATTTCCATTCTGGGCAGCACCGGCTCAATCGGCACCAGTACCCTTAAAGTAATTGAACAACACCCGGATCTTTTCAAGATTACCGCCCTTGCCGGGGCCAGAAACGCCAAATTGCTGGCTGAACAGGCTATCAAACACCGTCCTCAATATCTCGCAGTTCTCAATGACGAGGCAGCGGCAGAATTGAACAGTCTGCTTCCCGCGGATTACAAGCCGGAAATCCTCACCGGCCCGGCGGCATACATCACCCTTTCCGAGCTGGAAGAAGTATCGCTGGTACTTTCCTCAATTGTAGGGGCAGCCGGCTTTGAGCCGACCCTCGCCGCTGCAAATAAAGGAAAAATGATCGCCCTTGCCAACAAGGAATCACTTGTGCTCGGCGGACACATCATCCGCGAAGCATGCCAGCGCACCGGAGCGACCATTCTTCCTGTTGACTCTGAGCACAACGCCCTTTTCCAAGGCTTGGCCGGACACAGTGGGGATGAAGTAAGCAGACTGATCCTGACCGCGTCCGGGGGACCTTTCCGTGGCAAATCAAAAGAATTTCTGGAAACTGTAACCCGTGAACAGGCTCTGGCCCATCCCAACTGGGACATGGGCGCAAAAATTAGTATTGATTCCGCAACCCTTATGAACAAAGGGCTGGAATTCATCGAAGCCTGCCACCTCTACGGTTTGCCGCCGGAACAGGTGGATGTAGTGGTCCACCCGCAGTCCATCATTCATTCGCTGGTGGAATATGTAGACGGTTCACAGCTTGCGCATCTGGGCGTGCCGGACATGCAGATTCCCATTGCCTTCTGCATGTGTTTCCCGCAGCGTGTGCCCCTGGCACTCAAACAGCTCAACCTTGCTGAAGTGGGGACCCTGACCTTTGAAAAACCGGACCTTGAAGTTTTTCCCTGCCTGAAACATGCAGCGGACTCTTTTGCAGCCGGACAAAGTCACCCCATTGTACTCAATGCGGCAAATGAAGTTGCTGTAGATCTTTTCCTACAGGAAAAAATTCGCTTTCTGGACATCCCGGCCATCATCGGTAAAGCACTCAATGCCCATGCCGGGTGCGATGTAAGCGAAGCCGGATCAGTTCTGGAACTGGACATCAAAACCAGACGGGACGTCATGGACTCCATCGTCTAA